The genomic region ATGAAACGGACCACCAATTCTCCTTCGTAGGACTACCTAAATCATAtgttgcgacgttgccttttttaCTTCATGGCTTGTAACTGTAGGAGGCTGTGACTCGACACATTcaaaaggaaagtactgaggagaatactaggacctgtgagcgAAATGGAATCTTCAGAATTCGATACAACAACAAGCTTTATCAAcgttataaggaaacacccctgtcagccTTCATTAGAAtgcaaagattgcaatgggccggacatgtcataagaatgggagaggataggctaccaaaaagagcactcaaCGCTAGAATGTAGAGAAAGAGAccagttggaaagccaagaaagcgctgggaagacacagtaagcgGCGACGCCCAACCACGTTTAGGATTCcatgtatggagaagagcagtcaCAGACAAACAAggttggaggcaaaaaataaaggaggccacggctcaatttgggctgtagtgccgtagaagaagaagaagtaggtaGTGATGACAATAGAAATATTGGTAGGTATTTACAAAACAGATAGATATAACGGCACGTACGCATACAAGGGTGCATCCCGCTCGTTGTAGCAGCTCCGCATAGTGGATACGTCGGCGAACCCCGCTCGAAACTCACCCTCTTCGATCCAACCCGCTCCGACCGAAAATTGAAGACATATCTGGAGGTATTTCAAAGTGAAAAATTTGAGAAGTGTCAGTAGCGTACTGTAGTTAGTGCACAGTGAGCGTTTGACTTTTTGTTACATTTAGTGAATAGTGGAAATTTTACACTGGAAAGCGTAGTTATAGAACTCTATTATTATTGTTATACAGATATTTCGTTATTTCTAGGTGAGTACATTATACAGTTCTAGAAATCTAatggaaggagaagatatagtgagattcattaaagcacaaaggttAAAATGGTTTGGCCACATCTAACGAAGAGAAGCAGATGCACTAATTAGGCAGATAACAAATTGGACGCCAGTAATAAACAGAcctagaggaagaccgaaaataagatgggaagaccaactgccagaggatatatccaatatggaaattacaggctggagagaaaaaatacagaataggaaagaatggaaacagattacagaaaaagcaaaacaacacgaaaatctataaaggataatgaagaggaattatgcggaccaatccaccgcatgaaatggattaaaagagctcatgaacctgagcgacctatactctatactagagtgaccggtctatatatatatatatatatatatatatatatatatatatatatatatatatatatatatatatattatacagtTAGCTGTGACATTTAGATTTATTGATTGAAAATACTTCTTGTCTTAAATTAAATCTTGAAATGACAAGTAAACACATTAAACGCATTGTAAAATTTAATACAAAACGATTAGAATTagatttcaaataaaaaaatcaagaaTTAATTATTacattgtaataaaacaaaaccattaagtaatacttattatttttaatcGAAAAAGTCAATAATTATTAATGATTGTATTATCaataattcatttttaaaataaagaaaatttcGAAAAGTGTATAGAACAGGGGCCGATAAATAATTTCAAAAGGGGTCCAGATAGTGTTAAAAACTTTTGTCGCTTGATTCAAGTTAAGGTAAGAAATATTGTTCATTATGGCCTTTCAATTTCTAAACAAATTTCCTGAGTAATAAAGCAACATTCAATAATAAAAATACGCTAATTGACATTTCATAGACTTTGTTAAACACAGAAATTAaaacatgtaataataataaaactcgGCAATATTAATGAAAGTATATGTTTGTCTTTATAGAATAAAAATGGAAGCGGCTGCTGGCACAAGTACGACAAAATCTCGTCGACACAAACCACTGTCAACACCTGAGAAACAAATCGTGTGGAAAGTGTATGATGGGCTTAAGAAAACACATCCTACAACCGAAGCTCTAGATCGCCGTTCGTTATTAACAGGAGTGTCAGCCAGCACAGTTGAAAGTGCGTGAATTAAAAAGCACAGAAACTTTAAGTGCGCCAAAAACTCGCCAGCGTGGACGAAGGTCTTTTCAATTAAGTGAATCACAAATGAATATAATCCGGATCACTGTGCATAcgttctttttagaaaataagCTACCAACTATCAAAAGTGTTCAGGTCAAGTTGCTGGAGAACGATATGATTCCTCAAATGGGCCATGAAACGCAAAGAACAGTTTTGCATAAGTTAAATTTTCGTTACATGAAACGGTCTCGGAAATCAATGCTAATAGATAAAGAGGAAATTGTATCATGGCGACGAGGATGTCTGCGCTCTATTAGGAATTATCGTGTTTCCAAAAGAAAAATATACTACCTTGATGAAACTTGGCATACTGCCGGGCATACGGTTTCAAAATTTTGGCACGATACAACTATAAGAACTCCTCGTCAAGCATTTATAGAAGGCTTATCTACAGGCTTACGAGCACCATCAGGCAAAGGTCAACGTCTTATTGTAGCTAATATCGGTAGCGATACAGGTTTTCTGAAAAATAGTGCTCTCGTTTTTATATCAAAGAAAACTGGCGACTATCACCAGGACATGGACGCTGTATGCTTTGAAAGATGGTTCGAAAACGTTCTTCAGCATCTCGAACCTAACTCAGTGGTAGTATTAGACAATGTATGCTACCATAGTCGACTTGTTGAACGAATTCCTACTATGAGTGACAAAAAAACAGTTTTGCAACATTGGTTGAGGGAAAAATCCATTGCATACGGCGAGGATATGGTTAAAGGAGATCTTATTGGTATTATTAGACAACATCGTGGTACATATCGTCAGTATGCTGTAGATACAATGGCCAGACTTCATGGCATTACCATCTTACGACTACCGCCTTATCATTGTGAACTGAACCTAATAGAAGTAATTTGTTCACATATGAAAGGATATGTGGCTCGGGAAAATGTCACATTTAGAATTAGTGATGTCCAGCGCCTCTTGCAAGCCAGTTTGGACAGTATTAATTCAACTGATTGGAAGAATGCGATATGCCATGTTATTAAAGTAGAAGACGATATGTGGAGGTTGGACGGCATGGTGGATAATGTTATTGAGCCTGTGTTAATACAATTAGGATCAAATGATTCAGACAGTTCTGCAGAATCAATGGAGTAAGATGATTTGCAAAATTATGAGGTACatatcttattcttcttcttctgtgtctgtttttcaatatgcctccagtaagttgtcattccattaTTCTCGTGGTCTTcacactgatcgtcttcctattagtGAACCGTCTTTCGCCGTCCTttactctatttgttgttattcggcttatgtggtcgttcctttttacccagttgttattgctatccaccttgcatctccgtcgtatatctgcactaaCCCTCTCTAGCTCTTTTAGCTCTAACTCATAGTGTTTTACCATCAActtttcgaagggtttttatgtctgctgtttctagcattctttttgccatatctgtatcaggtcgtgttttttccgcgtatgtaattattggtctgatgactgtttggTAAATTTTGCCTTTATCATCCTTATTGCTTCGAGCTTTCTATAGCTAGATAGATGAGATGCATATATGTGCtgttaaaattaattaaactagTCGCATTTTTCAGTGTTGTAAAAAAACTTATTACTCTTATAGTAATACAATATCTTTCAGATTCATGACTCTGATTGAATATTACATTGTGGATTAGGCCTATTGAGGATactatatacaaaaaaaaacgcaCCGATAACTTTACCTCATGGGTGGTCTGGAAAGAAGTTAATTGGAGAGGTTTTAACTCCACGTCTTGAGATTATTAAAAAGTTGGTTCAGTTGTGATTAATTGATTGTATAATATGCGTATTTCTCTTATCATAAATTGATTAGTTCTAGAAACACTAAGGATTTTATTGAGTAAATTcatgaaacaaaataaaatacctGAAAATGAAAACATCTTAAAGGCATGAGCGCAAAATCTCGCATGTctaaatgttcaatgtgttttaaatgtataaatttttttcgattcctgagaaaaTAATACATacgtattttttaaaaatttaaacgcataatgaaagattgctttattaccgagggctgaaagtcccttagaataacccaaaagtttcttttgagtgagatatttgaaattaaaagtcacactaaattttctttttcttttttcacccctgcaacttattaatcaacattatagaagttttcagggactttcggccctcggtaataacgtaatctttcattatgtgtttaaatttttcaaaaatacttattagttttctcaggtttcaaaaaaattgaataagtacttttaaaacacattgaatattTTGATAGGCGATATTTTGCGCCTATACACTTAAGgcttttataataaaaaaaatcacaaattcaGTTACCTCTAAGCTGGAGTCATTTTATCTTAAAGTAATTAGTTTGTTACGTGGTTCAGTTGACtttggaaataatatttataaaaattagtattttaaaaattgcaaccGCACTCTATAAGTAGTAAGTAGATCTAAGTAAGATAAGAGACTATTGTTCTATGAAAGTGACAACTGTACTCTTTATTGACCACACAAATTCATTTTTTAAGAGTTACACAATATCTACAACATAATAAATTATTCTAAGGTTAGACATACTAAATATGTCATGTCTATGGGGATACGCCACTGATTAAAGGGTGGCTACTGAAATTTCAATATTTACCTGAATTTTTGGGTTACCAGATATGCAACaaattatttacttaaaaataacatgCGTTCTGTAGTTGACACTACAGTTGGATAACTTTACTTTTGATAAGAGAAGAGGAGCAATTAAAAGATTTTCAAGTGATTAAAGTCGGTTtttaagggccggtactttctgtcTCGATTAAACCCCGTTTAGCGAAATTTTGCACGACAAAAACGACAAAGTTCCTCTAACcaaggtttaatcgggacagaaactACCGGCCCTAAGTCTTGTAAACCACAATATATAAACTTCACCTGGTATACTATTTTGACGATTATCGAAGGGTCTTCAAAAACTGTTTGTAGATAGGGGAGCTCATAGCGTATCCACTCGAGCAGGTTCGCCCTTTGTATGCATACGTGCCATACTAtatttttcatatattgttcTGACAAATTGTACAATGCTAAACCTAACAGTAAAACTCACCTGCATGCTTTTTCAAATGCCTGTGATATTCAGATTTCAGTCTGAATGTCTTATCACACTTGTCACATTCAAATGAAGTACCTTTGTGAATTAATAAGTGACCTCTTAAAGATTCTGAATTCTTTAACACTTTCATACAAATTTTGCATGTAACGGGTTCTTCTGAATGTCTTTGAACATGTTTCTTCAAGTTGTCCGCTCTAAGAACAACACCACATATGTTACAAATTCCAGGAGCTGTATGCACATTTCGTCTATGATTTGCTAGTTCATTTTGGGAGGAAAATGTTAAATTACATTCAACACAGTTTAATGGTTTTGGTTTCTTATGTCTATGATATattttattatgtttatataaCTCTATTTTAGTGTCAAATGTTAATGAACACTCCTTGCAATTGAAATTGACATCAGGTGCTTCTAATTCTTCTTTAAATGTTTGCTCATGATCAGCATTGTCATCTTCGTGAATGTATAACCTCTCTAAGACACTATCTTCTTCAGCAGCTGGTTCTGCTTTGATTTCATCTCCATTTTCAACTTTATTTGTTACTTTTTTCCTTTTTAATACTCTCTTTCTTGGTTTACCACTGTTTCGTGTCCTTTTTGTACTAATTttattttgtgaatttgttatTGCTTCACATTTTTCTTTAAGTTCAACGTCACTATTGATGATTATTTTTcgaaaacaataaaatttattGACTTTTTCTATGCAGGCTGCACATATAACTGCAGGATGATTCGGACTATCTAGTGATATCTAAAACACAATTTATTCCATTAATTTTCTTTTTCAGTATATTACAACGCACAGCAAACAATATAACAAAACCAATAGTGTTGTTTTCCTTAGAAGATGAACATGAGTTTAGATTCAGGTAAGTAGTGTATGGATGCACATTCTTAGGGAAATAACTGGAAAATCATTTGAGTAAAATAATTAGTTCTACTATGTATCATTGATAGAAAAAGTATTTGATTGTGCCTAACTGAAATGAGGCTATCAGAGCAACAGTGGACTAacaaaaaaaacgaagttttgagataaatgcaatttTTGCGTTCCCAAGCAACCAATACTTGAGACCCTCTacatctgaaaatacttaaacaagggataactttaatgttgTAATAAAAgcattttagtaaaattgtgggttGTGCTTCTTCTGTCTGTTTTTATGTttcacaaaaaatacaaaaaaatcaggTGTCCAATACCAAATATTCAGAATtaatatccgatattgaacagtataataatatcacccagtagattgcacgaatttatttgttataatatTCACACATGTGGATTATTAGTTTAGatacaaattggtcaattatcaacaatataatttggaaatgatACAAAGTGCTGACGAAAGTAAAACTATTTACCTTAATTATATATACAAATCTAATCTATAcaatttaagcttctataaaactaTGATATCTCAGCTAGAGAAAGAGTCTTCAACTGAATCGCGTACCAGTCACAAGTCACTACTCAAAGCTCTCCTGGGGTAATTACCCTTAGTGTCGGCCGTATAAATAAACTCTCGTATTGCTATTCGGTGTTTCCTTTATCTGAAGAACAACCACCACTGAGCCAGTATTATACATCAGGAGAGAAATATCATCTGGAGCATCCATGGTGAACTGACAAACCTGCCAGGTATACGTATACCTGAAGAGTGCATGTACTCCTCATAGCTAATCGTGAGTGACTGGCCTAAATATCTGGACACGATGGGCAGTTCTAGCACATACTTAAGAATATCCTATATAGTAAAACGTCAATAATctggattaattgggaccggacccatccggattatcaaataatccggattatcgaaattacctgAAAAAAAGGCCAATATACACATTAAAGTAccacaaacgttttaaaattttatgttttctcttgtacagtaaagtgtctagaggtgaaattaatcaaaacatttttttatgtatgttttatgtattgtaattaatttataatagcagcatgtgtacagtaaaaacatcagacactatttgggcttttaaaaaaatgtgtaaaatattttggAACTGCGGTAGAGATTTGTTTTTCGCAGctaagttcttaatttattttaaaagagtCAGATATTTTTGCCAGATACAAATCCagattattgacggtccggatttttgacgtccggattatcgacgttctactgtatatgCAAATGGCAGTGAAAATAATTTTCCAGTCATTCACAAATAAATCTCAATACTTTTCGACAATCTACAATCTTAAATATTATGTTATGGATAAACTTATTTAAGTTAATCTTAAATATCTTATGGTTCATTTAACATGTTGGCTACCACATAATGTTAAAAAAGTGGGTCCCTACAGCCACAAGTCTCCCGTTTCTATGCTTTTGAGACAACTACAGTGTGTCATGCAGCTGTTATCAACAACATGAGACACAACTTGTGTCTCAAGGCAGCCAACgtgttaattttattgtttattcaaATAGAGGTCTACCAGACAAACTTACAAGTTATTACACAACTGTTATACAGTCCTACATACATTGTTCAATATGTAAAATATGAGCCAGTAGATATTCCAGACCTAGTGTAGGTATACTTTTAGCAACATTCTTCTGTTCTTCCTGAAGCAAATAGCATTCTGGAATTAAGGATTATTTACttacattgattgatgaaatgaCTTCAATTTTTGTTATAAGTGTATCATCATTTTTCAATGGAAAAAGGTTGGTTGTGCTGAGACAAGTTCTACATAAGTTATTCATCATTAAACTCTATGAATTGACTTCTTCCTATGTTGTTTTAATcttatttctattattttatttaaaaatacatcTTTTTTTGAAATGTTTACCAAATTTGACAGTATTCAGATGATTGATCATTtaaaatcttagaacatgaaatGAAAGATGACCTTTTAAGGCAATTTTTCGAGATAGATTGTGTTGTGTGTTGTCTGTCGAAATATCAAAAATTGCATTCCATGTCACAGAATAGGAAATAATTGTTTCCTATTCTGTGTCCATCACAGATCACCTACTACCTAATAGAGTTAAGTGATCTGTGGTGTCCATGTCATGTATGTTCATATATTTTATTGCGATAGTTTGATTCTTATTTTATCTATTAGTCCTAAATACTGCTTGGCATTCTTCTCACTGCTGGTATTTCCTTCACTTTGTATTTTGTTGGCTTCTATAATAATTGTAGAGCTGTTTCCCTTGTGGCAGCTTTCCATAACACCATGCACCATGCGTCGCTAAACTATGAACTATGGTTCTTCTCAGAGGCTTTTTTCAGAGGAGCGGCTAAAGATACAGTGCGGCTCCCTAATTTGCGCATGCGTCAAAATATTTACAACGTTGTCATGTTGTTTACACATTGACATCGCCGGGAAATTCAAAATGCTAGCTCGcaaggaatcttttattttgacaaatgacataataatatttttgttatgtaaatgtaaatataaaaataacctataaaaataaaattctattttgttttaCCTGTACCTGTAAGGGTATtaagaaaatatatattataagatcattgaaaagagtaaaacgttgaatttaattattttgtcagatAAAGAACAACATAACCATCATACAATATGGAAGTGCTATAGGTTTagaagtttttaaatacttttgcatattatgatgggtatataaaatggagaattATGGACAAATGACACCATTGCAGTGCAGAATCTTCAGACAGTAGTTGAAGTGCTGTATAATCAATCACAAATTGcctcaagaattgttattgaaagaatatttggtattttatgaagaaaagattcccaatattaatatgtgaaatgagatgcaagttaccttttgttTGAAGAATAATATCGGCTTGTATACTTTTACATATTGCAGTTGTtaatagagaaaacattgaaatactgGAAAAGGAGGATGCTGTTAGTTAATCAAACAAGCTGTGGCAGTacctacattttcaaccaggagcaaaTCTAGTGCAACTAAattttgtgtgtgtttgttttaAAAGATTATTCTCCATTTAACTCAAGCCTAAAtggttcccacataacaatttcatgttcttggtAGGTTTGATATTCGATAAAGGTTTATTCCAAGACTAAACTTTTATGAATATTCTAAGTAACTATGTACATGAATGTGTTCAGTATATTTGGTCCGAGGATATtctttgaagtatatgcaaaaaacatgaaatttagaatgtttttataGTATATACTATGCTTCTACTACAcacatactaaaaagaatatattccgacgaatgttggtattATAATATGCTTCAAACATGATCAAAAGATCATTGTAATGTAgtataatgttgataattttatttttattggactgcagtttgttaataaatttataaataaataggtatattatattggtgactgatttaagtacctattttattattattggcagtttattaataaatttataaatacatacatgatattggtgtttgattttgagtatcctttaaaatttattttatatctcattctgttaaaaggacttccacaactagcaaaaatgtatgaacaaagaagttacagtagagcgtcgattatccgaactaattgggggacatgggcgttcggaaaaccgatttgttcggataatcaaactatattgagattgtcatacatatttatccacaagtgaatgaaaaccatatttatataactatatttgtttataccttgataatgacaaaaagcaattaaacaaaaaagtgcagtctttgcaacaacatatttttggatacaaaattgaagatttttaagcgttaattactaacgcttgctcagtACTCGAGTGCGGGGCGCAGGAGTCGGGAGTTCAGATAACCGgtcgttcggataatcgacgctctactgtattttaaaggacaaaaataataatagaaaaattagctttatggtgttttttttattaatttttttgacagtatgtttaaataaacaaatgctgatgacacgaaaatgaaagtgtaatacATACTTTTGGTTGAAAACTTTATAGATTATGGGCCCGTACTTTCTGTCCCGGTTAGCTAATCGGGAAAGAAAAGTACCTCTTTGGGCCTCTTGCATTGTAATATCATGTATAAtcataatatcatcatcattggctccaCAACCCATGGTAAGTCTTGTGACCTCATCCAGAATCAGCTTCCTATCCCtcaccttggttttccaatttcgcactcctaatcataataataagtATGATTGTGTTTATGTCTATGctatgcatatatttctgtcctGATTAAACCTGGTTAGCTCATGgcggtttaaccgggacataaagtaccggccctatatctaatataataaaagattaaaattccaaaaacctttgttttattgtattaacctgtttatattgttaatatCATAGGTATATTATGTTACATCTGTTGAATTGAACTGTACTTTCGAATCccgaattttaacaaatcctaaactTTTCCACAATTTCTCAAGCATGAtatttgtgcattcaaattaattgaaattgcatcttatacagggtgtctgcgtaacttggaaccatatgggacactattttaatatcaattttacgaaaaaaaagtcattctttataaagtgctctgcatagtctaaaacctaagatgcaatcatcagatatcaaattttgtcaacagtatacgaggtatgtcaaaaaatacgaatttcgctcaagagcaaactacctttatatttcaaaatatcaaaaatttttattatgaaaagttatttgtaattaaaaaccatattcaaatatgcaataacagccttctacttctgaaaaaattctgaaattttcctaaattacttattccgaacatcatttttatttattagacatgtagacataactcttttattaataattttaggaaaaaaagttattcttcataaaaatctgtgcatggtctaaacctcaagatgcaaccatcagttatccaagtttcttaattttatacgaggtgtgtcaaataatatgaatttagaaagaattcagaaattcatattatttgacacacctcctATAAaataacaaacttggataactaatggttgcatcttgaggtttagaacatgcacagatttttatgaagaataactttttttcctaaaattattaataaatgagttattacatgtcaaatagataaaaatgatgttcggaatctgtaatttaggaaaatttcagaaattttttttttcaagtagaaggctgttattgcctatttgaatatggtttttaattacaaataacttttcatagtaaaattgtttgatattttgaaatataaagatagtttgctcttgagcgagattcatattttttgacatacctcctatactgttgacaaaatttgatatctgatgattgcatcttaggttttagactatgcagagcactttataaagaatgactttttttcgtaaaattgatattaaaaaagtttcccatatggttccaagttacgcagacaccctgtatatctatacctactaaaattattttttatttctacacaaaaatgtctaaattaattATAAAGAATGTCTATGTGATTCTTGTAATTAACAGTTTAAAattatatagcttcaataatGTCCTTTTTTCATATTGATTTGGGTCAAACCATGAATAATCTGTATCTgagaataaacttttatttaggaGTCCTTTTTAATGAATAAAACAGGACATGACATACACATAGAACTTAGatccaaaatataaaataaaaaatatccaaCAAGAACTAGAACAAACAACCAAAGCTGTgacaaatatacaaaatacaagtgaagttagacgcGTTTCTTGCAGGGTTGCCAGACCG from Diabrotica virgifera virgifera chromosome 3, PGI_DIABVI_V3a harbors:
- the LOC114342659 gene encoding zinc finger protein 28-like codes for the protein MMNNLCRTCLSTTNLFPLKNDDTLITKIEVISSINISLDSPNHPAVICAACIEKVNKFYCFRKIIINSDVELKEKCEAITNSQNKISTKRTRNSGKPRKRVLKRKKVTNKVENGDEIKAEPAAEEDSVLERLYIHEDDNADHEQTFKEELEAPDVNFNCKECSLTFDTKIELYKHNKIYHRHKKPKPLNCVECNLTFSSQNELANHRRNVHTAPGICNICGVVLRADNLKKHVQRHSEEPVTCKICMKVLKNSESLRGHLLIHKGTSFECDKCDKTFRLKSEYHRHLKKHADPNVRKKMCTVCGKYVRDLQRHLLTHTGERPFMCPHCNKGLTTTYALKLHIRQHTNEKPFICEYCSKGFAQKISLLTHLKSKAHS